A single candidate division TA06 bacterium DNA region contains:
- the lysS gene encoding lysine--tRNA ligase, with amino-acid sequence MSEHFEQVPERAERLHKLEELRKLGINPYPAKYQATHTAAQILKDAERFIASQEAVDIAGRITAVRGHGKASFFQLADPSGKIQCYAKLDIVGAEAYQAFKLYDIGDFVGVQGPVFKTHTGEYTVQARKLTLLSKSLLPLPEKYHGLQNVDTRFRKRYLDLIANPEVKELFVKRTKFVKSLRDFLDSRGFMEVETPVMELVPGGADAQPFITHHNTLDLDLFLRISLELHLKRLIVGGYEKVYEIGRVFRNEGMSAQHLQEFTLMEFYRAYVDYLQLMDFTEEMYCYIIQETFGTLEIMYQEQILNFKPPWPRYDYRQLLIDQAGIDLDQHSTAESLEPELERHSIKPDPKLGRGRLIDQLYKKLIRPGLVQPCFLIDHPLDISPLAKKHADRPNYTQRFQPLFAGAEIGNGFSELNDPLDQRQRFEEQAKLREKGDAEAQMYDADFVEALEHGMPPCGGFGVGIDRFFAILSNSETVREVVFFPTMKPE; translated from the coding sequence ATGTCCGAACATTTTGAACAAGTCCCTGAGCGGGCCGAGCGGCTTCACAAACTGGAAGAACTCCGCAAGCTGGGGATCAACCCCTATCCCGCCAAATACCAGGCCACCCATACCGCCGCCCAGATACTAAAGGACGCCGAGCGGTTCATCGCCTCCCAGGAAGCGGTGGATATCGCCGGGCGGATCACCGCGGTGCGGGGGCATGGCAAGGCCTCGTTTTTCCAACTGGCCGATCCCAGCGGCAAGATCCAGTGCTACGCCAAGTTAGACATCGTGGGGGCCGAGGCTTACCAGGCCTTCAAGCTGTACGACATCGGGGATTTCGTCGGTGTCCAGGGCCCGGTGTTCAAGACCCACACCGGCGAATACACCGTCCAGGCCCGGAAGCTGACCCTGCTTTCTAAATCGCTGCTGCCCCTGCCGGAAAAATACCACGGCCTGCAAAACGTAGATACCCGCTTCCGCAAACGTTACCTGGACTTGATCGCCAACCCCGAGGTCAAGGAACTTTTTGTCAAAAGGACAAAGTTCGTCAAATCCCTGCGGGATTTCCTTGACTCCAGGGGCTTCATGGAAGTGGAGACCCCGGTGATGGAGCTGGTTCCCGGCGGAGCCGACGCCCAGCCCTTCATCACCCATCACAATACTTTGGACCTTGACCTTTTCCTGCGGATCTCGTTGGAGCTGCACCTTAAGCGCCTGATAGTGGGCGGCTACGAAAAGGTCTACGAGATCGGGCGGGTGTTCCGCAACGAGGGTATGAGTGCCCAGCATCTGCAGGAGTTTACTTTAATGGAGTTCTACCGGGCCTATGTGGATTATCTGCAGCTGATGGACTTCACCGAGGAGATGTACTGCTACATTATACAAGAGACCTTCGGGACGCTGGAGATAATGTACCAGGAACAGATATTGAATTTCAAGCCGCCCTGGCCCCGATATGATTACCGTCAATTATTGATAGACCAGGCCGGGATAGACCTGGACCAGCATTCCACCGCCGAATCGCTGGAGCCGGAACTGGAACGGCACAGCATCAAGCCCGACCCCAAGCTGGGCCGGGGCCGGCTGATAGACCAGCTCTACAAAAAACTAATCCGGCCCGGTCTGGTTCAGCCATGTTTCCTGATAGACCATCCCCTGGACATCTCGCCCCTGGCCAAGAAACATGCCGACCGGCCCAATTACACCCAGCGCTTCCAGCCGCTGTTCGCCGGGGCCGAGATCGGCAACGGCTTCTCAGAACTCAACGATCCTTTGGACCAGCGTCAGCGTTTTGAGGAGCAGGCCAAACTCAGGGAAAAGGGCGACGCCGAGGCCCAGATGTACGACGCCGACTTCGTGGAGGCTTTGGAGCACGGCATGCCGCCCTGCGGGGGATTCGGAGTGGGCATCGACAGGTTCTTTGCCATCCTCAGCAACTCGGAGACGGTGCGCGAGGTGGTGTTCTTCCCGACTATGAAGCCGGAGTAA
- a CDS encoding GNAT family N-acetyltransferase, whose translation MEDLKIIISDRILLRQVCVEDAPLIVQWKSDPLVKTMALGPSTQVNVEGQRRDIERAVLSEDQIYCIICIKKDKQPIG comes from the coding sequence GTGGAAGACCTTAAGATTATCATCAGCGATCGTATTCTGTTGCGTCAGGTTTGCGTAGAAGATGCGCCTTTGATCGTTCAATGGAAATCAGATCCGCTGGTTAAAACGATGGCCTTGGGCCCTTCGACGCAGGTTAATGTTGAGGGACAGAGGCGGGATATCGAACGTGCCGTATTGTCTGAAGATCAGATCTACTGCATCATCTGTATAAAGAAAGATAAACAACCAATAGGTTAG
- a CDS encoding GNAT family N-acetyltransferase translates to MKESLVAFISHLFANGLLRIDAEVYQSNIRSQGLMGKIGFSVEGRKREAHFNGQNYEEIMVYGILKKEWPGH, encoded by the coding sequence ATGAAAGAAAGCCTGGTCGCATTTATTTCACACTTGTTTGCAAACGGCCTATTGAGAATAGATGCGGAGGTCTACCAGTCAAATATACGCAGCCAGGGTTTAATGGGGAAAATAGGTTTTTCCGTGGAGGGCCGGAAAAGGGAAGCGCACTTTAACGGGCAGAACTATGAGGAGATCATGGTATATGGCATTTTGAAAAAAGAATGGCCGGGGCATTAA
- a CDS encoding lipoprotein-releasing ABC transporter permease subunit codes for MSYELFIAKRYFKAKRRTGFISVMSVLSFAGVTVGVAALLTVLSVMNGAQTELRNKILGTTAHLIILKYQNQPIAEYKELLPKINALSEVIGSSPFIYTKCMVAKGSKVDGLVLRGVDPELEHGVTDVSRNMVAGKLKFDTLSSGLPGIILGLDLADRLGAYLGDTLTVTSSQSMKATPLGLIPKTRRFLLTGIFDTGMYEYNSTLGYIGLAQAQDFLETGPAVTGIEVKIKDIYQAPETGKKITVLLGPQYRYNDWIHLNWSLFSALKLEKTAMFLILALIIIVAALNIISSLIMTVIEKTREIGILKSMGATSKSIMKIFVFQGLLVGGIGTVLGMGLGYALCLLLARYQFVNLPADVYFINKLPVQMQAGDFVLVSVATILITFLAALYPAYKASRLDPIEAIRYE; via the coding sequence ATGTCCTACGAACTTTTCATAGCCAAAAGATATTTTAAGGCCAAACGGCGCACCGGGTTCATCTCGGTAATGAGCGTGCTGTCCTTTGCCGGGGTGACGGTGGGCGTGGCCGCCCTGCTGACGGTGCTTTCGGTGATGAACGGGGCCCAGACCGAGCTGCGCAACAAGATCCTGGGAACCACCGCTCACCTGATAATCCTGAAATACCAGAACCAGCCCATCGCCGAATACAAGGAGCTGTTGCCCAAGATCAACGCCCTGTCCGAAGTGATAGGCAGTTCGCCCTTCATCTACACCAAGTGCATGGTGGCCAAGGGCTCTAAAGTGGACGGGCTGGTGCTGCGGGGGGTGGACCCGGAGCTGGAGCACGGCGTTACCGATGTCTCCAGGAACATGGTGGCCGGGAAACTGAAGTTCGACACCCTGTCCTCGGGCCTGCCGGGGATCATATTGGGGCTGGACCTGGCCGACCGGCTGGGGGCCTATCTGGGCGATACCCTGACAGTAACTTCGTCCCAGTCAATGAAGGCCACGCCCTTGGGGCTGATTCCCAAGACCAGGCGCTTCCTGCTGACCGGAATCTTCGACACCGGGATGTACGAGTACAACTCCACTCTGGGATACATCGGCCTGGCCCAGGCTCAGGATTTTCTGGAGACGGGCCCGGCGGTCACCGGCATCGAGGTCAAGATCAAAGATATCTATCAGGCCCCGGAGACCGGCAAGAAGATCACCGTCCTGCTTGGCCCCCAGTATAGATATAACGACTGGATCCACCTGAACTGGAGTCTGTTCTCGGCCCTGAAGCTGGAGAAGACGGCTATGTTCCTGATCCTGGCCCTGATCATCATAGTGGCGGCCCTGAACATAATCAGCAGCCTGATCATGACGGTGATCGAGAAAACCCGGGAGATCGGAATCCTTAAATCAATGGGGGCCACCTCAAAAAGCATCATGAAGATATTCGTTTTTCAGGGCCTGCTGGTGGGAGGGATCGGTACGGTTTTAGGGATGGGGCTGGGATACGCGCTGTGCCTGCTTTTGGCCAGATACCAGTTTGTGAACCTGCCGGCCGACGTTTATTTCATCAACAAACTGCCGGTGCAGATGCAGGCCGGGGACTTTGTTCTGGTCTCGGTTGCCACCATACTGATAACTTTCCTGGCGGCCCTCTATCCGGCTTACAAGGCTTCGCGCCTGGACCCAATAGAAGCAATAAGATACGAATGA
- a CDS encoding HEAT repeat domain-containing protein, with the protein MQKSKFQLILLAILFTVLLFPVQACAALNQEYLLGEKINRAKLIVYGTVRQIRPIAARVKAKSRDSVITGDYLYQVEYERSIKGPLNAKAKDRAIYILQTDEYKSDKRILLDGQKALLFLSPGTASSSYLSKNKINPKSCYSLFAGKQGVTVLPDSVLSAYVRAIAGYMDAQKAKPKQRPAKWTALLEQGPDGIRESALSELLGSVYYPAEPVLIKTLGDSNLSSLAALNLINYSPDSLALHLDSLIIHKKSKARIVKINLLKVIAPIRQEQVFKHLLKSLKDDDFEIRACAARGLDGWNDKKAVKSLKKALEDKDDYVRLAACDALVKQGFKIEKKEGGAYKITGEPGK; encoded by the coding sequence ATGCAAAAATCCAAATTCCAACTAATTCTACTGGCAATACTTTTCACCGTGCTGTTATTCCCGGTCCAGGCTTGCGCCGCGCTGAACCAGGAATACCTGCTGGGAGAGAAGATCAACCGGGCCAAGCTAATAGTTTACGGCACGGTCAGGCAGATCCGGCCGATAGCAGCCAGGGTCAAAGCCAAGAGCAGGGACAGCGTGATCACCGGCGATTATCTCTACCAGGTGGAATACGAGCGGTCCATCAAAGGGCCTTTGAATGCCAAGGCCAAGGACCGGGCCATTTACATCCTGCAGACCGACGAATACAAAAGCGACAAGCGCATTCTACTTGATGGCCAAAAGGCGTTGTTATTCTTGTCTCCCGGCACTGCCTCCTCAAGCTATCTGTCCAAGAACAAGATCAACCCCAAAAGCTGTTACAGCCTTTTCGCCGGGAAACAGGGTGTAACGGTCTTGCCCGATTCCGTTTTGTCTGCTTATGTCAGGGCCATCGCAGGATACATGGACGCCCAAAAGGCCAAGCCCAAACAGCGCCCGGCCAAATGGACGGCCCTGTTGGAGCAGGGCCCGGACGGGATCCGGGAGAGCGCCCTATCCGAACTTCTTGGCTCGGTTTATTATCCGGCGGAGCCGGTACTGATCAAAACCTTGGGAGATTCCAACCTTTCCTCGCTGGCTGCCCTGAATCTTATCAACTATTCCCCGGATTCCCTGGCCCTGCATTTGGACAGCCTGATAATCCACAAAAAATCCAAGGCCCGGATAGTGAAGATCAACCTTCTCAAGGTCATCGCACCTATTCGCCAGGAGCAGGTGTTCAAGCATCTTTTGAAATCGCTGAAGGACGACGATTTCGAGATCCGGGCCTGCGCCGCCCGGGGGTTGGACGGCTGGAACGACAAGAAGGCGGTGAAGTCGCTGAAGAAAGCCCTGGAGGACAAGGACGATTACGTGCGCCTGGCGGCCTGTGATGCCCTGGTAAAGCAGGGGTTCAAGATAGAGAAGAAAGAGGGCGGGGCATATAAGATAACCGGGGAGCCAGGGAAATGA
- the typA gene encoding translational GTPase TypA, protein MPNNKDKMIRNIAIIAHVDHGKTTLVDALLRQSGTFRDNEEVPELAMDSNPLERERGITIFSKNASIHYRGYKINLVDTPGHADFGSEVERVLSMVDGVLLLVDAVDGPMPQTRFVLSKSLKLNLKPIVVINKIDRTEARPHWALDQIFDLFVSLDASDEQLDFPVVYSSGKNGTAATDLKQPQKNILPLLDAIVDKVPAPQGNPNEPFQMLVTSIDCNDYVGRMAIGRILHGSIKVAGKASRIKRGGAIETGKITRLYGFEGLKRIEIQEAGSGDIVALAGFEDVDIGETIADPENPEALHYVDIDLPTIAMLFSVNTSPFAGLEGQYVTSRQLRDRLYRELKSNVGLRVEDTGSPDSLKVSGRGELHLSILIETMRREGYELAVSRPEVIMRDIAGKLCEPFEYLVIDVDDAYVGPVMERLGGRKAEMQNMKADGKGRTRLEYIIPARGLIGFRGQFLTDTRGTGIMHHNFEGYQPCKGEISIAQNGALVAMETGVAASYSLDSIQERGIMFAGPGDKIYEGMIVGERPKENDLVVNLCKTKRLTNIRNSNAEEAIRLSPPKIMTLEEALEFIADDELVEVTPKAIRLRKKILSDIDRRRARRVRPEEAE, encoded by the coding sequence ATGCCAAACAACAAAGACAAAATGATCCGGAACATAGCCATCATTGCCCACGTGGATCACGGCAAGACCACCCTGGTGGATGCCCTGCTCCGGCAGAGCGGCACCTTCCGCGACAATGAGGAAGTGCCGGAGCTGGCCATGGACTCCAATCCCCTGGAACGGGAGCGGGGGATCACCATCTTCTCCAAGAACGCCTCCATCCATTACCGGGGCTACAAGATCAACCTGGTGGACACGCCGGGCCACGCCGATTTCGGCTCCGAAGTGGAGCGGGTACTTTCCATGGTGGACGGGGTCCTGCTGCTGGTGGACGCGGTCGACGGCCCCATGCCCCAGACCCGTTTCGTGCTTTCAAAGTCGCTGAAGCTGAATTTGAAACCCATCGTGGTGATCAACAAGATCGACCGGACCGAGGCCCGTCCCCACTGGGCTTTGGACCAGATCTTCGATCTTTTCGTTTCCCTGGACGCCAGCGACGAGCAGCTGGACTTTCCGGTGGTCTATTCCTCGGGCAAGAACGGCACCGCCGCCACGGACCTGAAGCAGCCGCAGAAGAACATCCTGCCGCTGTTAGACGCCATAGTGGACAAGGTTCCGGCGCCCCAGGGCAACCCCAACGAGCCGTTCCAGATGCTGGTGACCTCCATCGATTGCAATGATTACGTGGGCCGGATGGCCATCGGCCGCATCCTCCACGGCTCCATCAAAGTGGCGGGGAAGGCGTCCCGGATCAAGCGCGGCGGCGCTATCGAGACCGGGAAGATCACCAGGCTCTATGGCTTTGAGGGCCTGAAGCGGATAGAGATCCAAGAGGCCGGCTCCGGCGACATCGTGGCCCTGGCGGGTTTTGAGGACGTGGACATCGGCGAGACCATCGCCGATCCCGAGAACCCGGAGGCCCTGCACTACGTGGACATCGACCTGCCCACCATCGCCATGCTGTTCTCGGTCAATACCAGTCCCTTTGCGGGATTGGAGGGGCAGTACGTGACCTCGCGCCAGTTAAGGGACCGGCTGTACCGGGAGCTGAAATCCAACGTGGGGCTTAGGGTGGAAGACACCGGCTCCCCCGACTCGCTGAAGGTTTCGGGCCGGGGCGAACTGCATCTTTCCATTCTGATCGAGACCATGCGGCGCGAAGGCTACGAGCTGGCGGTCTCCCGGCCCGAGGTGATCATGCGGGACATCGCAGGAAAGCTGTGCGAGCCTTTTGAGTACCTGGTGATAGACGTGGACGACGCTTACGTGGGCCCGGTGATGGAGCGGCTGGGCGGCCGCAAGGCCGAGATGCAGAACATGAAGGCCGACGGCAAAGGCCGCACCCGGCTGGAATACATCATCCCGGCCCGGGGGCTGATAGGCTTCCGGGGCCAGTTTTTAACCGACACCCGGGGCACCGGGATCATGCATCACAACTTCGAAGGTTACCAGCCCTGCAAGGGCGAGATCAGCATCGCCCAGAACGGGGCGCTGGTGGCCATGGAGACCGGAGTGGCCGCCTCCTATTCGCTGGACAGCATCCAGGAGCGGGGGATCATGTTCGCCGGCCCGGGGGATAAAATATACGAAGGGATGATCGTGGGCGAAAGGCCCAAGGAGAACGACCTGGTGGTCAACCTCTGCAAGACCAAAAGGCTGACCAATATCCGCAACTCCAACGCCGAGGAGGCGATCCGGCTTTCCCCGCCCAAGATCATGACATTGGAAGAAGCGCTGGAGTTCATCGCCGATGACGAGTTAGTGGAGGTGACCCCGAAAGCGATCAGATTGAGGAAGAAGATATTGTCGGATATAGACCGGCGGAGGGCCAGAAGGGTAAGGCCGGAGGAAGCGGAGTGA
- a CDS encoding orotate phosphoribosyltransferase, translated as MPLNKQEIKDILIKRQVLLDGHFLLTSGHHSQFYFEKFRILQYPKDSQAFCGMIAEQFKAADIQTIVGPTTGGIIIAFEVARQMGKKAIYAERTSEGRGLLRGMSLAPDEKVLVVDDVMTTGGSVIKTIEAVKRARAQLMGVAVLIDRSFQAPDFGVPFLGIYGEKVETFDPADCPLCPKGIPLTKHGSNPNK; from the coding sequence ATGCCCTTAAATAAGCAGGAGATCAAAGACATTCTGATCAAACGTCAGGTGCTGCTGGACGGCCACTTTTTGCTGACCTCGGGGCACCACAGCCAATTTTATTTTGAAAAGTTCCGCATCCTGCAGTATCCTAAAGACAGCCAGGCTTTTTGCGGGATGATCGCCGAACAATTTAAGGCCGCCGATATCCAGACCATAGTGGGCCCCACCACCGGCGGCATAATCATCGCCTTTGAAGTGGCCCGCCAGATGGGCAAAAAGGCTATTTACGCCGAGCGAACGTCCGAAGGACGCGGTCTTTTGCGGGGAATGTCTCTGGCCCCGGACGAAAAGGTTTTGGTGGTGGATGATGTAATGACCACCGGCGGCTCGGTGATCAAGACCATCGAGGCCGTGAAACGGGCCAGGGCCCAGCTGATGGGCGTGGCGGTGCTCATCGACCGCAGTTTCCAGGCCCCGGATTTCGGCGTTCCGTTCCTGGGGATTTACGGCGAAAAGGTGGAGACATTTGATCCGGCCGATTGTCCGCTCTGCCCAAAAGGGATACCCCTGACCAAGCACGGCAGTAATCCCAATAAATAA
- the pyrF gene encoding orotidine-5'-phosphate decarboxylase yields MQIPANERLIVALDLPSYSEAEKLIRDISGPVKYFKVGSQLFTACGPKIVELIKSQGGKIFLDLKFHDIPNTVAKAAIAAVELGVDMFNLHSMGGFEMMEEAANAAIEAGARLKKTKPIILGVTVLTSFDEATFSDVLGAPGHGIPEQVLHLARLTKSAGLDGVVASPQEIELLRNDFQEDFVILTPGIRPLDTEAGDQKRILTPGQAIALGADYLVVGRPITGAKDRTAAAQNIQKEIQDALK; encoded by the coding sequence ATGCAGATACCAGCAAACGAAAGGCTGATAGTGGCCCTGGATCTTCCTTCCTACTCCGAAGCCGAGAAACTGATCAGAGATATTTCCGGCCCGGTCAAATATTTCAAAGTGGGCAGCCAGCTCTTTACCGCCTGCGGGCCCAAAATTGTGGAACTGATAAAATCGCAGGGCGGAAAGATATTTCTGGACCTGAAGTTCCACGACATCCCCAACACCGTGGCCAAGGCCGCCATCGCCGCGGTGGAACTGGGGGTTGACATGTTCAACCTTCACTCCATGGGGGGATTTGAGATGATGGAAGAAGCGGCCAACGCAGCCATTGAAGCCGGAGCCCGGCTTAAAAAAACCAAGCCCATCATACTGGGGGTGACCGTTTTGACCAGTTTTGACGAAGCCACCTTCAGCGATGTGCTGGGCGCGCCTGGCCACGGCATCCCGGAGCAGGTGCTACACCTGGCCAGGCTTACCAAAAGCGCCGGACTGGACGGCGTGGTGGCCTCGCCCCAGGAAATTGAACTGCTGAGAAATGATTTTCAGGAGGATTTTGTGATCCTGACCCCGGGGATCAGGCCACTGGATACCGAGGCCGGAGACCAGAAGCGCATTTTGACCCCCGGCCAGGCCATTGCCCTGGGGGCCGATTATCTGGTGGTGGGCCGGCCCATCACCGGCGCTAAGGATAGAACCGCCGCCGCCCAAAACATCCAAAAGGAGATCCAAGATGCCCTTAAATAA
- a CDS encoding septal ring lytic transglycosylase RlpA family protein, with translation MKKILWALLITAVFFGCTPAPIYRSGTVSNSPLKETAAEQKAQPPAKTEPGPLAVQQGLASYYGQEFHGRKTANGEIFDMQAMTAAHRTLPFGTTVKVTNLKNEQSVTVRINDRGPFVEGRIIDLSQGAAKKIGIDGVEPVRLEIIQQPDK, from the coding sequence ATGAAAAAGATCCTTTGGGCATTGTTGATCACCGCCGTATTTTTCGGCTGCACCCCGGCCCCCATTTATAGGAGCGGGACGGTAAGCAACAGTCCCCTAAAAGAAACTGCCGCGGAGCAGAAAGCGCAGCCCCCGGCCAAAACCGAACCAGGGCCGCTGGCAGTCCAGCAGGGCCTAGCCAGCTATTACGGCCAGGAATTCCACGGACGCAAGACCGCCAACGGCGAAATTTTTGACATGCAGGCCATGACCGCCGCCCACCGCACCCTTCCCTTCGGCACCACGGTCAAAGTAACCAATTTAAAGAACGAGCAGAGCGTGACGGTCAGGATCAACGACCGGGGGCCCTTCGTGGAGGGCAGGATAATAGACTTGTCACAAGGCGCAGCCAAAAAGATCGGAATAGACGGAGTGGAACCGGTCCGGCTGGAGATCATTCAGCAACCAGACAAATAA
- a CDS encoding dihydroorotate dehydrogenase, whose product MRNIRTKNNVDLSVEIAGIKMKNPVLAASGAFGYGTEYLPLVSPALFGAVITKTVTLLPRAGNVPPRIYETPMGMLNSIGLANVGVHRFLEEKLPELLSHHPLVIVNIAGNTMEEYAELAGMLNGQPGISAIELNISCPNVKQGGMAFGADPIQAVKLTTLVKKATSKPLIVKLSPNVSDIAAIARAVEQAGADALSLINTLYGMAIDIERQKPVLGNVTGGLSGPAIKPVALYNVFKTSRAVNIPVIGLGGIMTAGDAVEFMLAGAAAVQIGTAGFINPNTVKEIVNGLKDYCLKKKYPEVSQITGKLAV is encoded by the coding sequence AAAAATCCGGTGCTGGCCGCCTCCGGCGCCTTTGGCTACGGCACCGAATACCTTCCCCTGGTTTCCCCCGCCCTTTTCGGAGCGGTAATCACCAAGACCGTTACCTTGCTGCCCCGGGCCGGAAATGTGCCGCCCCGAATCTATGAGACACCCATGGGAATGCTCAATTCCATCGGCCTGGCCAACGTGGGAGTTCATAGATTTCTGGAGGAAAAACTGCCCGAGCTGCTGAGCCACCACCCGCTGGTGATCGTCAACATCGCCGGCAATACCATGGAGGAATATGCCGAACTGGCCGGGATGCTCAACGGACAACCGGGCATCTCCGCGATCGAGTTGAATATTTCCTGCCCCAACGTCAAACAGGGCGGGATGGCTTTTGGCGCGGATCCCATACAGGCGGTCAAACTGACCACTCTGGTGAAAAAAGCCACCTCCAAGCCTCTGATCGTCAAGCTCAGCCCCAATGTGTCGGACATCGCGGCCATCGCCCGGGCAGTGGAACAGGCCGGAGCCGACGCCCTTTCGCTGATCAACACCCTCTACGGCATGGCCATCGACATTGAACGCCAGAAGCCCGTGCTGGGTAACGTCACCGGCGGCCTTTCCGGTCCGGCCATCAAGCCCGTGGCCCTGTACAACGTGTTCAAGACCAGCCGGGCGGTGAATATCCCGGTGATCGGACTGGGCGGGATAATGACCGCCGGCGATGCGGTGGAATTCATGCTGGCCGGGGCCGCGGCTGTGCAGATCGGCACCGCTGGTTTCATCAATCCCAATACAGTTAAAGAGATCGTGAATGGGCTTAAAGACTATTGTTTAAAAAAGAAATACCCTGAAGTTTCGCAGATTACGGGGAAATTAGCGGTATGA